The DNA window GAGGTCGCAGAGGAGGGATGCCGCGGCATCCGTCAGATCCACGCGCTGATACGTGCCGATCGAGACCATGTCCTCTGCTCCTTCTGACGATGAGGCCGTGCCCGTGCCTTCGACGAACGATGCGGCCGTGCCCGTGCGCGCAGTCACGGGCACGGCCGCGCGTGGCGAGCTCAGAAGAAGCCCATCGGGCCCTCGGCGTACGACACCAGCAGGTTCTTCGTCTGCTGGTAGTGGTCGAGCATCTTGAGGTGGTTCTCGCGACCGATGCCGGACTGCTTGTAGCCGCCGAACGCCGCGTGCGCGGGGTACTGGTGGTACGTGTTCGTCCAGACGCGTCCGGCCTGGATGGCGCGGCCCGCGCGATAGGCGGTGTTCATGTCGCGGCTCCACACGCCGGCGCCGAGGCCGTACAGCGTGTCGTTCGCGATCGAGATGGCGTCGTCGAAGTCGGAGAACGACGTGACCGAGAGCACCGGCCCGAAGATCTCCTCCTGGAAGATGCGCATGTCGTTCGTGCCCTCGAAGATCGTCGGCTGCACGTAGTAGCCGTCGGTGAGGTCGCCGCCGAGGTCGGCGCGCTCGCCGCCGATCAGCACCTTCGCGCCGCCCTGCCTGCCGATGTCCATGTAGGACAGGATCTTCTCGAGCTGGTCGTTCGAGGCCTGGGCGCCGATCATCGTCTCGGGGTCGAGCGGGTTGCCCTGTCTGATGGCCCGCACGCGCTCGATGCCGTCGCCCAGCAGCTGGTCGTAGACCGACTTCTGGATGAGCGCCCGCGACGGACACGTGCACACCTCGCCGTTGTTCAGCGCGAAGAAGGAGAAGCCCTCGAGCGCCTTGTCGTAGAACGAGTCGTTCGCCCGGGCGACGTCCTCGAAGAAGACGTTCGGGCTCTTGCCGCCGAGCTCGAGGGTCACCGGGATCAGGTTCTGCGACGCGTACTGCATGATGAGGCGGCCGGTCGTGGTCTCGCCGGTGAACGCGATCTTGCGGATCTTCTTGTGCGACGCCAGCGGAGCGCCCGCCTCGATGCCGAAGCCGTTGACGATGTTCAGCACGCCCGCGGGGATGAGGTCGCCGATGATGTCCATCAGGAACAGGATCGACGCCGGCGTCTGCTCGGCGGGCTTGAGCACGATGCAGTTGCCCGCGGCGAGCGCCGGAGCGAGCTTCCACACCGCCATGAGGATGGGGAAGTTCCACGGGATGATCTGCCCGACCACACCGAGCGGCTCCTGGAAGTGGTACGCGACGGTGTCCTCGTCGAGCTGCGAGATGCCGCCCTCCTGGGCGCGGAGCACGCCGGCGAAGTAGCGGAAGTGGTCGATGGCGAGCGGGATGTCGGCCGCGAGGGTCTCGCGGACCGGCTTGCCGTTCTCCCAGGTCTCGGCGACGGCGATCTTCTCGAGGTTCGCCTCCATGCGGTCGGCGATCTTCAGCAGCATGTTGCTGCGTTCGGTCGGGCTCGTCTTGCCCCACGTCGCGAAGGCCTTCCACGCGGCATCCACCGCCCTGTCGATGTCTTCCGACGTGCCCCGTCCGACCTCGCAGAACGGCTTGCCGTTGACAGGCGAGATGTTCTCGAACCACTGGCCCTTCACGGGGTCGACGTACTCGCCGCCGATCCAGTGCCCGTAGCGGGTGCGGTACTCGGCAACGGCTCCGCGCGAGCCCGGGGCTGCGTAGACGCTCGAGACGCCCTCATCGACGATGGTCATGCTGTCTCCTTCGACGGTTCATGATTCCGCGACGCGTGCGCCGCGATCGGATGCCCCGACCGTACGTCGCGGGACGTTGCATCCCGTTGCACCCTTGGGTCTCGCTCGCTGAGCGGGCGCGCCCCGCCCCCTGAGCGGGCGCAGCGGGCCGGAACCCCGCCCTCAGCCCTCGAGCGCCTCGATCCGCGCGACGAGGCCCGCCCGCCGCGGCGAGCGCGGCGGCAGCTGCTGGAGGCACAGCCGCAGCACGTCGACGTCATCGGCACCGTCGTCGGTGTCGGCATAGGCCAGCAGCACGTCGAGCCCCGCCTCGGCGAGCAGAGCTTCGCGCACGGCCGTCCGCACGCTGTCGCGGAGCTCCTCCACACCGGGCGAGACCGAGTCGGGCAGCACCGGTCCGCGATACGCCGCAAGTGCCACCCGGTGCGCGCCGCGGTCGAGCAGCGACACGACATGCTGCGCGTCGGTCTCGAGCGGCGCGGTCAGCCGATACGGACGGGATGCCGGCACCAGCTGCGGCGCGCAGCGCTCAAGCACCCGCCGCAGCCGCACCATCTCGGGGCGGAGCGTGTCGACGCTGTCGGTCGGGCCGTAGACGAGCTCACCCAGCCGCTCCGCGGAGAGGCCCTGCCGGTGGGTGGCGAGCATGAGCAGGATCTCCGCGTGCCGCCCGCTGAGGGTGATCATGCCGCCCGCGTCACCGGAGGTCTCGAGGAGCGCTCGATCCCGCCCGAGCACACGCAGCGTCGCCCGCGCGGACACCGGACGCGCCGAGACGGGCCGCACGACCCGGCGCTGCGGCTCGGCCCGGGCCCTCAGCCGCGCGATGAGCAGTTCGCTCTCGATGGCGCGGGCCGCGGCATCCACCAGCAGCTGAGCCTGGGGCGTGACCGCCTCGACGCCGCCGGTGACGTCGATCATCCCGACGATGCGGCGGGTCTCGGGGTCGTGCACGGGCGCGGCCGTGCACGACCAGGGCTGCACGAGCCGGTTGTAGTGCTCGGCCCCGCGGATCTGCACGGAGCGGTCGAGGGCGAGCGCTGTTCCCGGCGCGGAGGTGCCGACGGCCGCCTCCGACCAGTCGGTGCCGGCGACGAAGCCCATCTCACCGGTGAGCGAGCGGATGCCGCGGTCACCCTCCACCCACAGCA is part of the Microbacterium lemovicicum genome and encodes:
- a CDS encoding transcriptional regulator gives rise to the protein MPSPWSQRRDVSAETSRLLIERAHEELVAGNAADPRLLDVRPLVRESWRRAYAGLVGAEAPPPISLTEAELEEYRRTHPLAGVMDMVRGLLLPGTPEDSGVVVAVGDAAGRLLWVEGDRGIRSLTGEMGFVAGTDWSEAAVGTSAPGTALALDRSVQIRGAEHYNRLVQPWSCTAAPVHDPETRRIVGMIDVTGGVEAVTPQAQLLVDAAARAIESELLIARLRARAEPQRRVVRPVSARPVSARATLRVLGRDRALLETSGDAGGMITLSGRHAEILLMLATHRQGLSAERLGELVYGPTDSVDTLRPEMVRLRRVLERCAPQLVPASRPYRLTAPLETDAQHVVSLLDRGAHRVALAAYRGPVLPDSVSPGVEELRDSVRTAVREALLAEAGLDVLLAYADTDDGADDVDVLRLCLQQLPPRSPRRAGLVARIEALEG
- a CDS encoding aldehyde dehydrogenase family protein, encoding MTIVDEGVSSVYAAPGSRGAVAEYRTRYGHWIGGEYVDPVKGQWFENISPVNGKPFCEVGRGTSEDIDRAVDAAWKAFATWGKTSPTERSNMLLKIADRMEANLEKIAVAETWENGKPVRETLAADIPLAIDHFRYFAGVLRAQEGGISQLDEDTVAYHFQEPLGVVGQIIPWNFPILMAVWKLAPALAAGNCIVLKPAEQTPASILFLMDIIGDLIPAGVLNIVNGFGIEAGAPLASHKKIRKIAFTGETTTGRLIMQYASQNLIPVTLELGGKSPNVFFEDVARANDSFYDKALEGFSFFALNNGEVCTCPSRALIQKSVYDQLLGDGIERVRAIRQGNPLDPETMIGAQASNDQLEKILSYMDIGRQGGAKVLIGGERADLGGDLTDGYYVQPTIFEGTNDMRIFQEEIFGPVLSVTSFSDFDDAISIANDTLYGLGAGVWSRDMNTAYRAGRAIQAGRVWTNTYHQYPAHAAFGGYKQSGIGRENHLKMLDHYQQTKNLLVSYAEGPMGFF